In Dehalococcoidia bacterium, the following proteins share a genomic window:
- a CDS encoding ammonium transporter, with the protein MNTGDVAWILLCSALVLLMTPGLALFYGGLARSKNAASTIMYSLMSMGIVGVVWVLWGYTLAFGPDLGKLVGDFSYLGLSGVSATEPGPYADNMPHQAFMIFQGMFAIITPALVTGAFAERMKFGSYVLFIVLWVTIVYAPVAHWVWGGGWIGELGALDFAGGNVVHINSGVAALAAAWIFGRRLGFGTEPMEPHNVPMVVLGAGLLWFGWFGFNAGSALAADGNAVNAFVVTNTAAAAGILGWVAISWILDKKPSVVGAASGAVAGLVAITPAAGFVGPMPSIVIGFVAGVVCYFAAGLLIKLKLDDALSVWGVHGIGGTWGALATGLFVGVGFGGIAAFVDVSRMEQVFIQLVSIVATWAWAFVVTAIILWVIKLIMGLRVEDNDEQIGLDLTEHGETAYHL; encoded by the coding sequence ATGAACACAGGCGACGTCGCTTGGATTCTGCTTTGTTCCGCTCTTGTACTACTCATGACCCCAGGGCTCGCGCTCTTCTACGGCGGTCTCGCCCGCAGCAAGAACGCAGCTTCGACCATCATGTACAGCCTGATGAGCATGGGAATCGTCGGGGTTGTCTGGGTGCTGTGGGGCTACACTCTCGCGTTCGGGCCTGACCTGGGCAAACTGGTCGGGGACTTCTCCTACCTTGGTCTCAGCGGAGTCAGCGCGACCGAGCCGGGACCATACGCCGACAACATGCCCCACCAGGCATTCATGATATTCCAGGGCATGTTCGCAATCATCACCCCTGCGCTCGTCACCGGCGCGTTCGCGGAGCGAATGAAGTTCGGTTCCTACGTGCTGTTCATCGTGCTGTGGGTGACGATCGTGTACGCCCCAGTGGCCCACTGGGTCTGGGGAGGCGGATGGATCGGCGAACTCGGCGCACTGGACTTCGCGGGCGGCAACGTCGTCCACATCAACTCCGGTGTCGCAGCTCTCGCCGCCGCCTGGATATTCGGCAGGCGGCTGGGATTCGGCACTGAACCAATGGAGCCGCATAACGTCCCGATGGTCGTACTCGGAGCCGGACTGCTCTGGTTCGGCTGGTTCGGCTTCAATGCAGGGTCGGCTCTCGCCGCCGACGGCAATGCGGTCAATGCCTTCGTGGTCACCAACACAGCGGCAGCAGCCGGTATCCTGGGTTGGGTTGCGATATCGTGGATTCTCGACAAAAAGCCATCAGTCGTCGGGGCCGCATCAGGAGCGGTCGCGGGACTAGTCGCGATAACCCCGGCGGCAGGGTTCGTAGGACCCATGCCGTCCATCGTCATTGGATTCGTGGCCGGAGTGGTCTGCTACTTCGCCGCCGGCCTGCTCATCAAGTTAAAGCTGGACGACGCATTGTCGGTCTGGGGCGTGCACGGAATCGGCGGCACGTGGGGAGCTCTGGCCACCGGCCTCTTCGTTGGAGTCGGCTTCGGGGGCATCGCCGCGTTCGTCGACGTATCCCGCATGGAGCAGGTGTTCATTCAGCTTGTGTCTATCGTCGCGACCTGGGCGTGGGCGTTCGTAGTCACGGCGATCATACTCTGGGTGATCAAGCTGATAATGGGACTCAGGGTCGAAGACAATGACGAGCAGATAGGCCTGGACCTCACCGAGCACGGCGAGACCGCCTATCACCTGTAG